From a region of the Rouxiella sp. S1S-2 genome:
- the queE gene encoding 7-carboxy-7-deazaguanine synthase QueE, translating to MQYPINEMFETLQGEGYFTGVPAIFIRLQGCPVGCSWCDTKHTWEKFADREVDMQRILVKTQESDAWGNASAEKLHQVIQNQGWTAKHIVITGGEPCIYNLEPLTELLEQKGYSCQIETSGTHEVRCSAKTWVTVSPKVNMRGGYDILPQALQRADEIKHPVARQRDIDALEQLLATLSNDKARIIALQPISQKEEATKLCIATCIAKNWRLSMQTHKYLNIA from the coding sequence ATGCAGTACCCGATTAACGAGATGTTCGAAACCCTGCAAGGGGAAGGCTATTTTACCGGCGTGCCGGCTATTTTTATTCGTTTGCAAGGCTGCCCGGTAGGTTGCAGCTGGTGCGACACGAAACACACTTGGGAAAAATTTGCCGATCGTGAAGTCGATATGCAGCGTATCCTGGTGAAAACGCAGGAGAGTGACGCATGGGGCAATGCCAGCGCCGAAAAACTCCATCAGGTTATCCAGAATCAAGGTTGGACGGCAAAACATATCGTGATAACCGGTGGCGAGCCGTGCATTTACAATCTCGAGCCGTTGACTGAACTGTTGGAACAAAAAGGTTACAGCTGCCAGATTGAAACCAGCGGCACGCATGAAGTGCGTTGCTCGGCCAAAACCTGGGTCACCGTTTCACCAAAAGTGAACATGCGTGGCGGTTACGACATTCTGCCACAGGCGCTACAGCGCGCCGATGAGATTAAGCACCCGGTGGCACGTCAGCGTGATATTGATGCGCTGGAACAGTTGCTTGCCACGTTGAGTAACGATAAGGCGCGCATTATTGCCCTGCAGCCGATCAGCCAGAAAGAAGAAGCCACCAAATTATGTATCGCGACGTGTATCGCGAAAAACTGGCGGCTTTCGATGCAAACTCACAAGTATCTCAATATCGCATAA
- the eno gene encoding phosphopyruvate hydratase has translation MSKIVKVLGREIIDSRGNPTVEAEVHLEGGFVGLAAAPSGASTGSREALELRDGDKSRFLGKGVTKAVGAVNGPIAQALLGKDAKDQANIDKIMIELDGTENKSNFGANAILAVSLAAAKAAAASKGLPLYAHIAELNGTPGKYSMPLPMMNIINGGEHADNNVDIQEFMIQPVGAKTLKEAVRMGSEVFHTLAKVLKSKGMGTAVGDEGGYAPNLGSNAEALAVIAEAVKAAGYELGKDITLAMDCAASEFYKDGKYVLAGEGNKAFTSEEFTHFLEDLTKQYPIVSIEDGLDESDWAGFAYQTKVLGDKIQLVGDDLFVTNTKILKEGIDKGIVNSILIKFNQIGSLTETLAAIKMAKDAGYTAVISHRSGETEDATIADLAVGTAAGQIKTGSMSRSDRVAKYNQLIRIEEALAAAGTPAPFNGLKEVKGQ, from the coding sequence ATGTCCAAAATCGTTAAAGTGCTCGGTCGTGAAATCATCGACTCCCGTGGTAACCCGACCGTAGAAGCTGAAGTTCATCTGGAAGGCGGTTTCGTAGGTCTTGCTGCTGCGCCATCAGGTGCATCAACAGGTTCTCGCGAAGCTCTGGAATTGCGTGACGGTGATAAATCACGTTTTCTGGGTAAAGGCGTAACTAAAGCTGTTGGTGCTGTAAACGGCCCAATCGCTCAGGCACTGCTCGGCAAAGACGCAAAAGACCAGGCTAACATCGACAAGATTATGATCGAGCTTGACGGTACCGAAAACAAATCTAACTTCGGTGCTAACGCGATTCTGGCTGTTTCCCTGGCTGCTGCTAAAGCTGCTGCTGCTTCAAAAGGTCTGCCACTGTACGCACACATTGCGGAACTGAACGGCACTCCTGGCAAATATTCAATGCCACTGCCTATGATGAACATCATCAACGGTGGTGAGCACGCCGACAACAACGTCGACATCCAGGAATTCATGATCCAGCCTGTGGGCGCGAAAACGCTGAAAGAAGCCGTACGTATGGGCTCTGAAGTTTTCCACACCTTGGCTAAAGTTCTGAAATCTAAAGGCATGGGGACTGCAGTAGGTGATGAAGGTGGCTACGCGCCAAACCTGGGTTCTAACGCCGAAGCACTGGCTGTAATCGCTGAAGCGGTTAAAGCAGCAGGCTACGAGCTGGGTAAAGACATTACTCTGGCGATGGACTGTGCGGCTTCAGAATTCTACAAAGACGGTAAATATGTTCTGGCTGGCGAAGGCAACAAAGCTTTCACTTCTGAAGAGTTCACTCACTTCCTGGAAGACCTGACTAAACAGTACCCAATCGTTTCTATCGAAGACGGTTTGGACGAATCTGATTGGGCTGGCTTCGCGTACCAGACTAAAGTTCTGGGCGACAAAATTCAGCTGGTGGGCGATGACCTGTTCGTTACCAATACCAAGATCCTGAAAGAAGGTATCGACAAAGGTATCGTTAACTCCATCTTGATCAAATTCAACCAGATCGGTTCACTGACCGAAACTCTGGCTGCGATCAAAATGGCGAAAGATGCTGGCTACACTGCCGTTATCTCTCACCGTTCCGGCGAAACCGAAGATGCTACTATTGCCGACCTGGCAGTAGGTACCGCTGCGGGCCAAATCAAAACCGGTTCTATGAGCCGTTCTGACCGTGTTGCTAAATACAACCAGCTGATTCGTATCGAAGAAGCGTTGGCGGCTGCGGGTACACCTGCTCCGTTTAACGGTCTGAAAGAAGTTAAAGGTCAGTAA